TTGGTGATGAAGGCCTTGGTTCCGTTGATCACCCACTTGCCGTCCCGCAGCTCGGCCCGCGTCTGGGTGCCGCCGGCGTCGCTCCCGGCACCCGGCTCGGTGAGGCCGAATCCCCACAGCCGCTCGCCCCTTGCCAGGGGGACGAGGAACTCTTCCTTTTGTTTTTCGGTGCCGAACAGTAGGAACGGCGACGCGCCGAGCGAGACGTGGGCGGCCAGGGTGATCGCGGTCGACGCGTCGGCGCGCGCGATCTCCATGACGGCCAGCGCGTAGCTCACGGTATCGGCGCCGGCACCGCCGTACTTCTCAGGGAAAGGCAAGCCCATCAAACCGAGCTCGGCCATCTTCCGCACCAGCTCGTACGGAAAGCGCTCCTCGCGGTCGTTGCGCTCGGCCTGCGGCGCGACCTCCTCGCGCGCGAACTCGCGGCACAGGTCCCGGATCGCTTTCTGCTCGTCGGACAGATCAAAGTTCATAGAATACCGCAGGTATGGGCTGCACGAACCGGAAACCCTTGTCTCCAACGATGGCACCACGCCACAGGCGCGCACGTCGTTGAGCGCCGGATTCCGCCACCGGCACACACGTCGTTACGCGCGCCCTCGGGGAATCTCGACATGAGCAGCATCGTGAGCGCGCGCGCGTCGGGGGGCCCCATGCGCCGCGCGCATGGGGGGCGCGCAGCCCGGGGCGGAGCGCCTTCAGAATGATCAGTCTCCGCGGCGTTTCGCTCGTGTATCCCAACGGAACGCGAGCGCTCGACGACGTCGATCTCGAGATCGAGAAGGGCAGTTTCGTTTTCCTGGTCGGCCATTCAGGAACCGGGAAGTCGTCGCTGCTCAAACTCATCTACCGTGAAGAGCTGCCGAGCGGCGGCGAGGTCTACGTGGACGACCACCGCGTCGACACGCTGCGCCGCGGCCGCGTCCCGAAGCTGCGCCGCAACATCGGCGTGGTCTTCCAAGACTTCAAGCTGCTCCAGCACAAGACCGTGTGGGAGAACGTCGCCTTCGCGCTGCAGGTCACCGGGACGCGCACGCGCGACGTGATGCGGATGGTGCCGCGCGCGCTCGACCTGGTCGGGCTCTCGCACAAGTCGCGCATGTTCCCGAGCGAGCTGTCGGGCGGCGAGCAGCAGCGCGCCGCGATCGCGCGCGCGCTGGTCGGCAACCCGAAGATCCTCCTCTGCGACGAGCCGACCGGGAATCTCGATCCGTCCAACACGACCGAGATCATGGAGCTGCTGCAGCGGATCAACCTCAAGGGCACGACCGTGGTGGTCGCGACCCACAACCAGGCCGTCGTCGACCGGATGCGCCGGCGCGTCGTTCGCCTGGAGCACGGACGCATTCTGCACGACGACGAGCGAGGCTATTATTTCCGTGGACTGGGGCAGACTGCGGTTCTTCCTGGGTGAGGTTCTGACGAACTTCACCCGCAACGCCGGGATGCAGTTCACCGCGATCGGAACGGTCGCGGTCACCATCATCCTGCTCGGCTCGTTCTTGTACGTCCAAGAGACGCTCAAGACGTTCGGAACCGGCGTCCTCTCGCAGATCGAGATCGCCGTCTACTTGAAGGACGACGTCGATGACGCGAAGGCCAAGGACCTCGCCGCGAAGCTCGCGAGCGACCCGCGCATCGCCTCGGCCGCGTACGTTCCGAAGCGCGACGGGCTCAAGCGGATGCAGGCCGTGCTCGGCAAGGACTTCGACACCTCGCTGCTGACCACGAACCCGCTCCCGAACACCTATCACCTGCGCGTCAAAGATCCCGACCAGGTTCCGGCGGTCGCGCGCTGGATCGCCAAGGACCCGCGCGTCGCGAAGACCGACTACGCCGCCGACACGGTGCAGAAGCTGCTCAAGACCGCCGCCGTCCTCGGCCGCGCCGGGCTCGCGCTCATCGCGCTGCTCTCGATCTCCGCCGCGATCGTGATCGCCAATACGATTCGGCTGACGGTGTTCGCGCGGCGGCGCGAGATCGCGATCATGCAGCTCGTCGGCGCGACGAACATGTACATCCGGATGCCGTTCATCGCCGAAGGGATGCTCGCGGGCGTGCTGGGCGCGGGCGTCGCAATCGGCGTCCTCGCGCTCGCCGAGCACCAGGTCGTGCCGAAGCTCGCCGCGACGCTCGCGTTCGTGACGTTCCGCGTGAACGAGCTGACGCTGAGCGTGGAGCTGCTCGCGGTCGGCGCGGCGGTCGGATTGATCGCCTCGTGGTACAGCGTCGGACGGCACCTGCGCGCGTGACGGGACCTCTGGGCGGTCCTCGCTTCGCTGCGGCCCGGACCGCGCTCGCTGCGCTCGCGATAGCGGTCGCGCTCGTTCCGAGCGCGGGTTATGCGAAGAGCCACGTCGATCAGAAGATCCAAGCCCAGCAGGCGCACATCCACGACGTGCGCGCGAAGCTGCACGAGAAGCGCGGCAAGCTCGACGAGGCGAAGGCGCGCGTCGGGACGATTCAAGCCGAGCTGGACGACACGAACCGCAACATCGCCGCCGCCAACGGCCGGCTCGGCGGGATCCAAGCGGCGATCAGGTCGACGCAGCGCAAGCTGGCGTGGAACCAGGTCCAGCTCGACGCGGCGAAGGCGACGCTGAAGCGGCACGAGGACGTGCTCAGCCGCCGGCTGGTCGACGCGTACGAGCACGGCGACCTCGGCTACGTCGACGTGCTGCTGCGCGCGCGCTCGTTCGCCGACTTCGTCGAGCGCTGGAACGACGTGCGCTTCTTGATCAAGGCGAACGAAGCGACGATCCGCGCGCGCAAGGCCGACGAGGCGAAGGTGGTCGGAATCGAGCGCGGGCTGCTCGGCACGCAGGCGGAGCTGCGCGGGGAGGAGGCGCAGGCCCAGCAGCAGCGCCAGGCCCTCGACGGGCTGGCGGCGCAGCGCACGCAGCTGCTGCTCGCCGCCGACGAGGCGCGCAAGGTCGCTCAAACCGAGGTCAACGAGCTCGAGGAAGAGTCGGCGGCCGGCGAGGCCGCGCTCGAGGCGCTGATCGTCGAGAAGCAGAAAGAGGAGGAGGCGCGCCGGCTCGCCGAGCGCCGCGCTCGCCAGCTCGCCGGCGAGGAGCTGCCGCCCGAGACCGCGCCCGGGCAGCTGATGTGGCCGGCCTCCGGGCCGATCACCTCGCCGTTCGGGATGCGGGTCAACCCGGTCACGCACGTCTTCCGGCTGCACGCCGGGATCGACATCGCCGTGCCGACCGGCACCACCGTGGCAGCGGCGGCCGACGGCCGGGTGATCGTCGCCGGCTGGGACGACGGCGGCTGCGGCAACATGGTCGTCATCGACCACGGCGGCCGGCTGGCGACCCAGTACTGCCACCTCTCGCAGATCTTCGTGGGCGTCGGCCAAGACGTCCAGCGCGGCCAGGCGATCGCGGCCTCCGGCTCGACCGGCAACTCGACCGGCCCCCACCTCCACTTCGGCGTCCGGGTGAACGGGCGGGCCGTCGACCCGATGGGGTATCTGCGCTAATTCCAAGCCCGCTGCGGGATGATGGACCGCACATGTTGCCGACCCGTCCGGGTGGGAATGCTTATCGAACCCCAATCGTGCCGCCGGAACAAAGCCGCCGCGGCCGGGGTTCAAGGGAGTACGACCCGTTGCCCGCGCCGCTAAGGACCGCCGTTTGACCGCCCGCACCCGTTTCTTGTCCGCCGCCCTCGTGGTCGCGCTCGCCGCCTTCGGCGGCGCCGCATATGCCGACCGGGCCGAAGCCACCGACGCCGGCACGCCTGCGTTCGTCGTCGGGTCCGGCCGGATCGTGGGGCTCGACCTCGCCACGCTGCTCGGCGGCGGCGACCGCCAGCGGCAGCTGCTCGCGCTCGCCTACGAACGCGTCCAGCACGCCTACTACAAGCCCGTCGCGGACGAACAGCTCGTCGGCGGCGAGCAGAAGGCGCTGACCGCGTTCCTGCGGGCGAAGCGGGTCGGCAACCCGCAGGTTCCGCACAACGCCGCGACCGGCGAGCGGGGCCGCGATCTGGCGATCCTCGAGAGCACGCTCACCAGCGTGCAGAAACGCTACGCGACGCTGGCGCCGAAAGACGTCTACACGCAGGTCGCGCTCATCGGGATGCTCGGCGGCCTCGGCGATCCGTACACGACCTACCTTTCGCCGCAAGAGATCAACGGGCTCGACGAGCAATTGCGCGGCGGCAACTTCGGCGGGATCGGCGTCTACATCGTTCAGGACCCGAAGACCGGCTCGATCCTGGTCGACCCGATCGAAGGAAACCCGGCGATCAAGGCCGGCGTCCGGCCCGGCGACGTCATCGTCGCGGTCGACGGCCGCTCGACGGCGGGCCAGAAGATCGATGCCGTCGAGCGCGAGATTCGCGGTCCGAACGGAACGATCGTCTCGCTGACGCTCAAGCGCCACGGGACCGAGGCGACGAGCACCGTGCACGTCACCCGCGCGGAGATCCACGTTCCGTCGGTGCGCGCGAAGGTCGAGAACGGCATCGAGTACATGCGCCTTTCCGACTTCGGCTCGACGTCGGCCGACGAAGTCCGCCAAGCGATCGAGGACGGCAAGAAGCACAACGTGCGCGGCTACATCCTCGACCTGCGCAACAACGGCGGCGGCTTGCTCGACGCGGCGGTCGACATCTCGAGCCTGTTCATCCCGCAAGGGACGATCGTCTCGACGATCGACCGCGCGGGCAACCGCGACGTGCGCACCGCGAGCGGCCACGCGCTGGATGCCAAGCCGCTCGTCGTGCTGGTGAACCGGTTCACCGCCAGCGCGTCCGAGATCACCGCCGGCGCGGTGCAGGACTACGGCGCCGGAACCCTCGTCGGTGAGAAAACGTTCGGAAAAGGCGTCGTGCAGAGCCTGTACACGCTGCCCGACAAGGGCGCGCTGAAGATCACGACCGCGCGCTACGTCACCCCCAAAGGCCGCGACATCCAGCACAAGGGGATCGTCCCCGACGTCGTCGTGACCCAGCGCACCGACCTGCCCCTGATCGACACGCCCGGCGACAAGCAGCTCGGCGCCGCCAAGAAGATCATCGAAAGCAAGAGTACCGTCTGATGCAACGCACCCTCCCCGCCGTCGTCGCCGCCCTGCTCGTCCTCGCGACCGTGCACCCGGCCGCGACCGCCGCCTCGTCTTCGCTCAGCACGCTGCAGAGCCAAGAGCTCGCCGCGAGCTACCGCCATCTGACGGCCGACTTCTACAAGAAGGTCGATCGCCAGGCCGCGCTCGACGGCGCGCGCACGTCGGTCGTCGAATACCTCAAGAAGCGCAAGGTCGCGAACCCCGTGCTCCCCGCGCTGCGCGCGAGCGACGACGACGTGACGAACGCCGAAGCGCTGAACCGCGAAGTCGCGACCGCCGTGGGCGAGTACTCCTCGAAGCTCGAGCCGCTCGACTCGATCTCGCCGTCCTCGCAGATCACCTACGCGGCGATCGCCGGCGTGCTCAACTCGGTGAAGGACAAATACACGACGTTCCTCACGCCGAAGGAGTACGCCGCGCTCAACGAAGGGCTCGACGGCACCTCGTTCGGCGGCGTCGGCATCTCGTACAACATCGACGACAAAACGCACTACCTGCACGTCGAGAGCGTGATCCTGGACGGGCCCTCCGACAAGGCCGGCATCCAGTCCGACGACCTGATCACCGCAATCGACGGCAAGCCCGTTCCGCAGATGCTCGACGGCGCGGCGACGACCGAGCTGCAGCAGAAACGCGTCACGCAGGCGCTGCGCGGCGACCCGGGAACGCGCGTGCGGCTCACGATCCAGCGCGCCGGCGCGACGTTGGCACCGCTGACGATTACCCGCGAGACGATCCATCAGCCGAGCGTCACCTCGAAGATGCTTCCGGGCAGCATCGGCTACGTCGACCTCGCCGTGTTCGGTTCGACGACGGCGCAGGAGCTGAACACCGCGCTGCACCGGCTCGACTCGGAAGGCGCGAAGGCGTACGTGCTCGACCTGCGCTTCAACGGCGGCGGTTACCTCAACGCCGCGGTCGACGTCTCCTCGAAGTTCATCTCGACGGGTCCGATCGTCAGCGTGCAGTCGCGCGCCGGCACCGACACCGAGTACGACGCGGAGAACACCGCGATCGCGCCGCGCCCGCTGGCGGTGCTGGTGAACCAGTACACCGCCTCGGCCTCGGAGATCACCGCCGGCGCGATCCAGGACAGCGGCGTCGGCACGCTGGTCGGGACGAAGACGTTCGGCAAGGGCGTCGTGCAGACGATCTTCCCGATGCCCGACGGCTCGGCGGTGAAGATCACGACCGCGCGCTACTTCACGCCGAAGGGCCGCGACATCAACTCGGTCGGGATCGAGCCCGAGATCAAGAGCGATCTCGCGAAGGGCGTGAAGATCCGGCCCGGCGATCTGTCGCAGGACCCGCAGCTCGTCGCGGCGGTGAACTTCATCAACACGCGGATCGCGCAGAACGCCGTTCCCGCGCCGCAGCGCTGACGCACCGCGGGTAGCGTAACGAAAAGACCGCGCTCGTTCGGGCGCGGTCTTTTTTTGCTGCGCGCGCGGCGTTCGCTCAGCGCTTCTTGCGCGTGCTCGCAGCCTTCTTCGCGGCCGGCGCTTTGCGCGTCGAGGACGCTTTCTTCTTCGCGCCCGCGGCCGGCTTCGCGGCACCGGTCTTCTTCGCGGCCGGCACGCGCGCCGGAGCCTTCTTGGCGGCGGTCGCGGCCGTCGCGGTCGAGGACTTCTTGCGCGCGCGCGGCGCCGGCTTGGCGGCAGCTTCAGCAGCGGCGGCCGGGGCGGCCGCTGCCGGCGCAGCGGCGGCGTTGCGGGTCCGGCGGCGCGGCGTCGCGGCTGCGTCTCCCGGCGTGGTGGCCGCAGGGGCGGCGGGCGCCGGCGCCGGCAGCGCCGGGACCGGCGCAGCGGCCTCGAGACGTCCGCCGCGGCCCGGCGCCGGCGCCGTCTCGGTGCGGCGGCGCCGCGAGGGGCGAGCGGCCTTGACCGGCTCCTTCGGCTCCGGCGGCGGGACGATCACCGGCGGCGGCGGCTCGATCGCGACGTCGCCGCGCTTGCGGTTCCACGGCGCGATCGCGCGCGAGGGCGCCGGCGGGGCGGTCTCGCCGGTCGCCTGCGCGCCGGCCGGGCCGACCCGGAAGATGTGGCGGTCGGGAACCGGCTCGCGGCCCGGCTCGGCGGCACCCGCGGCGACGCCCTGTCCCGGTCCCTGACCCTCCGCCCCACCGCGTCCGCGGCGGCGGCGGCGCCGGCGGCGGCGCTTGCGCTCGCCCTCGGCGTGCTCGGTGCCGGTTCCCGGGTGGGCGACGGCGCCCAGCTCCTCTTCGTCCTCGTCGCCCTCAGCGACAACCGCGGCGACTCGGCCGCCGACACTCGGCGCCGGGGCGGCGCCCGCGGCGACCTCGGACCCGCGCCCGCCGCGACGCCGGCGACGCCGGCGGCGTCGGCCGGCCTCTTCACCCTCACCGGCCTCGCCGTTGGCGGCCGGCGTGGCCGGAGCCGCCCCGCCGGCAACCACGGGCCGGCCGGCCGGCGGCCGCACGGCGAGCGACGGCGGGGTCAGCACGACGCCGCCCGCGCTCACGCGGTCGCCGGAAAGCTTCTCGCCGGGCAGGACGCCGGCGACCCGGCCGCCGCTGAGCGACTCGCCCGGCAGCAGCGCGACGGCGCCGTCGGCCGCCTTCTGGGCGGTCGTCTTGGGCCCGGCCTTCTTCGCGACGACCTCTTCGGTCGTCGAGATCCCGATCGAGGTGCGGCCGCCGAGCCCCTTTTCAGCCTCCTCGGCGAGCGCGCGCAGCTCTTCGGCCTGCTCGGCCGCGGTGAGCTCGCGCTTGCGACCGCGGCCGCCGCGGCGGCGTTTCTTCCCGCGGCCCTCGCCGATCGGCGTCGCCGCCTCGACGGGCGTGCGCGGCTCGGCCAGGATGTCGCTGCCGTCGACGTCCAGGATGCGGATCTTGATCGTCTTGCCGGCCGCGTTGGCGGCGTTCTCCACCTCGATGAGCCGGCCGGCGACGACTGCCGCGGCGGAGGTCGCGTTGGGCAGCCGGACGTTGAGCAGCTCGACCTCGAACTCGTCGCCGACGCGGATCGGCCCGAGCGCCGGGAGCTTGTCGTCGCCCCACACGATCCTCGGCCGCTCGGGGTGAACGGCCGGATCGACGAAGACGTCGATCTGCTTGCCGAGCCGCTCGGCGAGTTGAACGCGCTCGTCCTCGTACCAGTACTCCGCCTGCGCCGCGACCGAGGGCGAGGCCGCGATGTGCACGTGCTGCGCAGCCGGTGCTGCGCCGCTCGGCGAGCCGTTGCGGTGGCCGAGAATCTCGCGGAAGGTTCCGATCGCGACCGACTCCGGCGACATCACGCTGCCCAGCCCTTCGCAGGTCGGGCACTTGCCGCGCAGCTGCTGGCCCAAGTCCTTGCCGACGCGCTTGCGGGTGAACTCCAGCAGGCCGAGCGGCGAGAACGACTGGATCGTCGAGCGCGTGCGGTCCTTGCGCAAGCCGTCCTGCAGCGCGGAGATGACGCGGTTGCGATCGCCTTCCGACGACATGTCGATGAAGTCGCAGACGATGATCCCGCCGATGTCGCGCAGCCGCACTTGGCGCGCGATCTCGGTCGCCGCCTCGACGTTCGTGCGCACGATCGTGTCGTCGAGGTTCTTGCCGCCGGTGAACTTGCCGGAGTTCACGTCGACGACGGTGAGCGCTTCGGTCGACTCGATCACGATCGAGCCGCCCGAGGGCAGCTTCACCGTCGGCTTCATCAGGCGCGCGATCTCGTCGTCGATCTTGAAGTCCGCGAAGAGGCGCTTTCCGCCCTCGTAGTACTTGATGCGGTCGACGTACTGCGGGCCCAATAGCCGCATGAAGTCTTTGACGTTTTCCGCTTCGGTCTCGTCGTCGATCCAGACGCTGCCGACTTCGGGGGTGATGAAGTCGCGGGCCGTCTTGTAGACGAGGTTCATGTCCTTGTGCAAGAGCGCCGGCGCTTCGATGCGCTTGTACTGTTCGAGGATCCCGTGCCACATGCGGATCAGCACGCCGAGATCGGCGATCAGCTCGGCGCTCGAGACGCCGTCGGCGGCGGTGCGCACGACGGTCGCCATCCCGTCGGGGCGGATCGCCTTCATGATGGTCTTCAGCCGGTTGCGCTCGTCGGCCGACTCGATCTTGCGCGAGACGCCGCTGAACTTTCCGGTCGGCATCAAGATGAGATAGCGGCCCGGGAGCGAGATGTTGGTCGAGACGCGCGCGCCTTTGAGCCCGCGCGGCTCCTTCACGATCTGCACCAGGACGTCGTCACCGCGGCTGACCTTCTCGGTGATCGTGTAGCCGCTGCGGCCCGCGGTGACTTCGACGTCGCCGATGTTCAGCGGCGTCTTGTTGATGTCGTCGACGTACAGAAACGCGTTGCGCCCGAGCCCGATGTCGACGAAACTGGCGCCCATCCCGGGCAGGACGTTGACGACCTTGCCCTTGTAGATGGAGCCGATGACGCGCTCCTCACGCTCGACGTAGATTTCCGCGAGACGACCGTCCTCGAGGATCGCGACGCGGTTCTCCCACGGATCGCTCGAGATCAGGATATCGGTCGGCAAAGTAAGTGGCTGGCCTCTCTATGGTCGAGCGCGGCCGTCGTCCGCGCGCACATCGCGATGACTTCTCGCCTGGTCAGGCGGTCATCGAGCGGGCGCAGCGGGCGGACGTTCTCGGCCTCGGAAAAAATCGTGAAAATTCTTGCTGAAACGCATCCGGACGATCCAACGCCGGGCCACGGGCCCCGCGCAATCGCCCCTCGAATGCTCTCGCGCTGAA
Above is a genomic segment from Candidatus Eremiobacterota bacterium containing:
- the ftsE gene encoding cell division ATP-binding protein FtsE, translated to MISLRGVSLVYPNGTRALDDVDLEIEKGSFVFLVGHSGTGKSSLLKLIYREELPSGGEVYVDDHRVDTLRRGRVPKLRRNIGVVFQDFKLLQHKTVWENVAFALQVTGTRTRDVMRMVPRALDLVGLSHKSRMFPSELSGGEQQRAAIARALVGNPKILLCDEPTGNLDPSNTTEIMELLQRINLKGTTVVVATHNQAVVDRMRRRVVRLEHGRILHDDERGYYFRGLGQTAVLPG
- a CDS encoding ABC transporter permease; the encoded protein is MDWGRLRFFLGEVLTNFTRNAGMQFTAIGTVAVTIILLGSFLYVQETLKTFGTGVLSQIEIAVYLKDDVDDAKAKDLAAKLASDPRIASAAYVPKRDGLKRMQAVLGKDFDTSLLTTNPLPNTYHLRVKDPDQVPAVARWIAKDPRVAKTDYAADTVQKLLKTAAVLGRAGLALIALLSISAAIVIANTIRLTVFARRREIAIMQLVGATNMYIRMPFIAEGMLAGVLGAGVAIGVLALAEHQVVPKLAATLAFVTFRVNELTLSVELLAVGAAVGLIASWYSVGRHLRA
- a CDS encoding peptidoglycan DD-metalloendopeptidase family protein, producing MTGPLGGPRFAAARTALAALAIAVALVPSAGYAKSHVDQKIQAQQAHIHDVRAKLHEKRGKLDEAKARVGTIQAELDDTNRNIAAANGRLGGIQAAIRSTQRKLAWNQVQLDAAKATLKRHEDVLSRRLVDAYEHGDLGYVDVLLRARSFADFVERWNDVRFLIKANEATIRARKADEAKVVGIERGLLGTQAELRGEEAQAQQQRQALDGLAAQRTQLLLAADEARKVAQTEVNELEEESAAGEAALEALIVEKQKEEEARRLAERRARQLAGEELPPETAPGQLMWPASGPITSPFGMRVNPVTHVFRLHAGIDIAVPTGTTVAAAADGRVIVAGWDDGGCGNMVVIDHGGRLATQYCHLSQIFVGVGQDVQRGQAIAASGSTGNSTGPHLHFGVRVNGRAVDPMGYLR
- a CDS encoding S41 family peptidase yields the protein MTARTRFLSAALVVALAAFGGAAYADRAEATDAGTPAFVVGSGRIVGLDLATLLGGGDRQRQLLALAYERVQHAYYKPVADEQLVGGEQKALTAFLRAKRVGNPQVPHNAATGERGRDLAILESTLTSVQKRYATLAPKDVYTQVALIGMLGGLGDPYTTYLSPQEINGLDEQLRGGNFGGIGVYIVQDPKTGSILVDPIEGNPAIKAGVRPGDVIVAVDGRSTAGQKIDAVEREIRGPNGTIVSLTLKRHGTEATSTVHVTRAEIHVPSVRAKVENGIEYMRLSDFGSTSADEVRQAIEDGKKHNVRGYILDLRNNGGGLLDAAVDISSLFIPQGTIVSTIDRAGNRDVRTASGHALDAKPLVVLVNRFTASASEITAGAVQDYGAGTLVGEKTFGKGVVQSLYTLPDKGALKITTARYVTPKGRDIQHKGIVPDVVVTQRTDLPLIDTPGDKQLGAAKKIIESKSTV
- a CDS encoding S41 family peptidase; its protein translation is MQRTLPAVVAALLVLATVHPAATAASSSLSTLQSQELAASYRHLTADFYKKVDRQAALDGARTSVVEYLKKRKVANPVLPALRASDDDVTNAEALNREVATAVGEYSSKLEPLDSISPSSQITYAAIAGVLNSVKDKYTTFLTPKEYAALNEGLDGTSFGGVGISYNIDDKTHYLHVESVILDGPSDKAGIQSDDLITAIDGKPVPQMLDGAATTELQQKRVTQALRGDPGTRVRLTIQRAGATLAPLTITRETIHQPSVTSKMLPGSIGYVDLAVFGSTTAQELNTALHRLDSEGAKAYVLDLRFNGGGYLNAAVDVSSKFISTGPIVSVQSRAGTDTEYDAENTAIAPRPLAVLVNQYTASASEITAGAIQDSGVGTLVGTKTFGKGVVQTIFPMPDGSAVKITTARYFTPKGRDINSVGIEPEIKSDLAKGVKIRPGDLSQDPQLVAAVNFINTRIAQNAVPAPQR
- a CDS encoding Rne/Rng family ribonuclease, which produces MPTDILISSDPWENRVAILEDGRLAEIYVEREERVIGSIYKGKVVNVLPGMGASFVDIGLGRNAFLYVDDINKTPLNIGDVEVTAGRSGYTITEKVSRGDDVLVQIVKEPRGLKGARVSTNISLPGRYLILMPTGKFSGVSRKIESADERNRLKTIMKAIRPDGMATVVRTAADGVSSAELIADLGVLIRMWHGILEQYKRIEAPALLHKDMNLVYKTARDFITPEVGSVWIDDETEAENVKDFMRLLGPQYVDRIKYYEGGKRLFADFKIDDEIARLMKPTVKLPSGGSIVIESTEALTVVDVNSGKFTGGKNLDDTIVRTNVEAATEIARQVRLRDIGGIIVCDFIDMSSEGDRNRVISALQDGLRKDRTRSTIQSFSPLGLLEFTRKRVGKDLGQQLRGKCPTCEGLGSVMSPESVAIGTFREILGHRNGSPSGAAPAAQHVHIAASPSVAAQAEYWYEDERVQLAERLGKQIDVFVDPAVHPERPRIVWGDDKLPALGPIRVGDEFEVELLNVRLPNATSAAAVVAGRLIEVENAANAAGKTIKIRILDVDGSDILAEPRTPVEAATPIGEGRGKKRRRGGRGRKRELTAAEQAEELRALAEEAEKGLGGRTSIGISTTEEVVAKKAGPKTTAQKAADGAVALLPGESLSGGRVAGVLPGEKLSGDRVSAGGVVLTPPSLAVRPPAGRPVVAGGAAPATPAANGEAGEGEEAGRRRRRRRRRGGRGSEVAAGAAPAPSVGGRVAAVVAEGDEDEEELGAVAHPGTGTEHAEGERKRRRRRRRRRGRGGAEGQGPGQGVAAGAAEPGREPVPDRHIFRVGPAGAQATGETAPPAPSRAIAPWNRKRGDVAIEPPPPVIVPPPEPKEPVKAARPSRRRRTETAPAPGRGGRLEAAAPVPALPAPAPAAPAATTPGDAAATPRRRTRNAAAAPAAAAPAAAAEAAAKPAPRARKKSSTATAATAAKKAPARVPAAKKTGAAKPAAGAKKKASSTRKAPAAKKAASTRKKR